In Candidatus Promineifilum breve, one genomic interval encodes:
- a CDS encoding class I SAM-dependent methyltransferase, translating into MSKFYWLAHRRYVENNRMRWHAETADEAFWLGYWQSHVNVAYFERAEKTDLGMDELGALLLKAMPADGRHLEAGCGAGYWVAALRAAGRNVEGIEYSRPLVELVNAVYPQLPVGYGDALAIDCPDNTYASYLSFGVVEHRREGPEPFLAEAFRVLRPGGRILITVPYLGRVRGLKARLGVYESHPPTQPFFQYGFSAGDFGALLRDAGFEIEYTRPLSIHRLLLEEIGPYRWLYDRIGSAAWRAAVHRLLGGRDGHMLLTVGHKPA; encoded by the coding sequence ATGTCTAAGTTCTACTGGCTTGCCCACCGGCGCTACGTTGAAAACAACCGTATGCGCTGGCACGCGGAGACGGCCGACGAGGCCTTCTGGCTGGGCTACTGGCAATCTCATGTCAACGTCGCCTACTTCGAGCGGGCTGAAAAAACCGACTTGGGGATGGACGAGTTGGGCGCTCTATTGTTGAAAGCAATGCCCGCCGACGGTCGCCACCTGGAAGCGGGCTGTGGCGCCGGCTACTGGGTGGCGGCCCTGCGCGCCGCCGGGCGGAACGTCGAGGGCATCGAATACTCGCGCCCGCTGGTCGAACTGGTCAACGCGGTCTACCCGCAATTGCCGGTGGGCTATGGCGATGCCCTGGCGATTGACTGCCCCGACAATACCTATGCTTCCTATCTTTCCTTCGGCGTGGTGGAGCACCGCCGGGAGGGGCCGGAGCCGTTTCTGGCGGAGGCTTTCCGGGTGTTGCGGCCGGGTGGACGGATTCTGATCACCGTGCCCTATCTGGGCCGCGTGCGTGGGCTCAAAGCCCGCCTCGGTGTCTACGAAAGCCATCCGCCGACGCAGCCATTTTTCCAGTACGGCTTTAGCGCCGGCGATTTCGGCGCGTTGCTGCGCGACGCGGGCTTCGAGATCGAGTATACCCGGCCGCTCTCCATCCACCGGCTGTTGCTGGAGGAGATCGGCCCTTATCGTTGGCTCTACGACCGGATTGGCAGCGCTGCCTGGCGGGCAGCGGTGCACCGGCTGCTGGGTGGCCGCGACGGCCACATGCTGCTGACCGTCGGCCACAAGCCGGCCTGA
- a CDS encoding ABC transporter ATP-binding protein, whose amino-acid sequence MKISTNGNRSRSAAIEVKGLSKQYHIGLPEQRSDSLLQSAFAWVGAPVANFRRLRRQGQLSADTAADVIWALRDVTFTVERGEVIGIIGRNGAGKSTLLKILSRITPPSTGRITLNGRVSSLLEVGTGFHPELTGRENVYLNGTILGMRKAEVDRKFDEIVAFAEVEKFIDTPVKRYSSGMRVRLAFAVSAHLESEILLVDEVLAVGDAAFQAKCLNKMDGVSQSGRTVLFVSHNMQVMAQLCRRLLLLDGGRLVAEGAPAAIIGRYLDDALVTTTLDPLQLGEEVRVNRLSVTQNGAPAGEFLDSGRPFEIHVNYEVLRSLRNLLLGFNVVTGDGTSLFRTYDMLAYGLGERAPGAYESVFQLPGGLLPAGHYFFEVVVGIHRLRWLSKGDIRLRLNLSGAREWDVDFPGVVSPVGNWTVLPNGHV is encoded by the coding sequence ATGAAAATCAGCACAAACGGCAATCGGTCGCGTTCGGCGGCCATTGAGGTTAAAGGCTTATCGAAACAGTACCACATCGGCCTGCCCGAGCAGCGGTCCGATTCGCTGTTGCAATCGGCTTTTGCCTGGGTGGGGGCACCGGTTGCCAATTTTCGTCGCCTGCGGCGGCAGGGCCAGCTCAGCGCCGACACCGCCGCCGACGTGATCTGGGCCTTGCGCGACGTGACGTTCACCGTCGAGCGCGGCGAAGTCATCGGCATCATCGGCCGTAATGGCGCGGGCAAGAGCACTCTGCTCAAAATCCTGTCGCGCATCACGCCGCCGTCCACGGGACGAATCACACTCAACGGTCGCGTCTCCAGCCTGCTTGAAGTGGGCACCGGCTTCCACCCCGAACTAACCGGACGCGAGAACGTCTACCTGAACGGCACGATTCTGGGCATGCGTAAGGCCGAAGTGGACCGCAAATTCGATGAGATCGTGGCCTTCGCCGAGGTAGAGAAGTTCATCGACACGCCGGTGAAGCGTTACAGCAGCGGCATGCGCGTGCGGCTGGCCTTCGCCGTGTCGGCCCATCTAGAGTCGGAGATATTGCTCGTCGATGAGGTGCTGGCCGTTGGCGACGCCGCATTCCAGGCCAAGTGCCTCAACAAGATGGATGGTGTGTCCCAATCGGGCCGGACGGTGCTGTTCGTCAGCCATAATATGCAGGTAATGGCCCAGTTATGCCGCCGGTTGCTGTTGCTGGATGGCGGCCGGCTCGTGGCCGAGGGCGCGCCGGCGGCTATCATTGGCCGCTACCTCGATGACGCCCTGGTGACCACCACCCTTGATCCGCTGCAATTGGGCGAAGAGGTGCGCGTCAACCGCCTGAGCGTGACCCAGAACGGCGCGCCGGCCGGTGAGTTCCTTGACAGCGGCCGGCCGTTTGAGATCCACGTGAATTATGAGGTATTGCGCTCGCTGCGTAACCTGCTGCTGGGCTTCAACGTGGTCACCGGCGACGGCACATCTCTCTTCCGTACCTATGATATGCTGGCCTATGGGCTGGGCGAGCGAGCGCCGGGGGCCTATGAGTCGGTCTTTCAATTGCCCGGCGGGCTGCTGCCGGCGGGCCATTACTTCTTCGAGGTGGTCGTCGGCATCCATCGCCTGCGCTGGCTGAGCAAGGGCGACATCCGCTTGCGACTCAATCTAAGCGGGGCGCGCGAATGGGACGTTGATTTTCCCGGCGTCGTGTCGCCCGTCGGCAACTGGACGGTATTACCCAATGGTCATGTCTAA
- a CDS encoding ABC transporter permease, whose protein sequence is MKSEPIIIEPVNGWQVINWRELRDYRDLFRFLIDRDIKVLYKQTVLGFGWAVLRPLLSMIIFTVIFGNLAQVDSDGVPYAIFSYVALVPWLYFSTALSSSALSLVNNTDMLTKIYFPRLVFPMTPVVSKLVDFAVSFVIVFALMAWFRIHPTIGMIYLPLLVALMMLTAAGLGLWFAAMSVQYRDVKHAMPFLTQILMYAAPVVWSGSLIAERFGQTGRYLFGLYPMVGVIEGFRSALLGTVPMPWDMIAIGAVSALVLFVTGLFYFRRMESTFADVA, encoded by the coding sequence ATGAAGTCGGAACCAATAATAATCGAGCCGGTTAACGGCTGGCAGGTCATCAACTGGCGGGAGTTACGCGATTATCGCGACCTCTTCCGCTTTCTGATCGACCGCGACATCAAGGTGCTCTATAAGCAAACGGTGCTGGGGTTCGGTTGGGCCGTCCTGCGGCCGTTGCTGAGCATGATCATCTTCACCGTCATCTTCGGCAATCTGGCCCAGGTGGACAGCGACGGCGTGCCCTATGCCATCTTCAGCTACGTCGCCCTCGTGCCATGGCTCTACTTTTCCACGGCGCTGTCGTCGTCGGCGCTCAGCCTGGTCAACAATACCGACATGCTGACCAAGATCTATTTTCCGCGGCTGGTCTTTCCGATGACGCCGGTCGTCTCCAAGCTGGTCGATTTCGCCGTCTCTTTCGTCATCGTCTTCGCCCTCATGGCCTGGTTTCGCATCCACCCGACGATAGGTATGATCTATTTGCCCTTGCTCGTGGCCCTGATGATGCTGACCGCCGCCGGATTGGGGTTGTGGTTCGCGGCCATGTCGGTGCAATACCGCGACGTGAAACACGCGATGCCATTTCTGACCCAGATATTGATGTATGCCGCCCCGGTGGTGTGGTCGGGTTCGCTCATCGCCGAGCGCTTCGGCCAGACAGGGCGCTACCTGTTCGGCCTCTACCCGATGGTCGGGGTTATCGAGGGCTTTCGCTCGGCTTTGCTGGGAACCGTGCCGATGCCTTGGGACATGATCGCCATAGGCGCGGTTTCGGCGTTGGTGCTGTTTGTCACCGGCCTGTTCTACTTCCGGCGCATGGAATCGACCTTCGCGGACGTGGCCTGA
- a CDS encoding FkbM family methyltransferase encodes MLQDLIYDVGMADGQDTAYYLARGFRVVAVEASPLLADEARRRFAAQQQAGRLVILENAIAATEETRPFWIYDGYPEWNSFDAARAEQVGIAHHQVDVACRTFDSILWAHGVPYYLKIDIEGADHLCIAALSADDLPAYVSFEKNETWPQSLAHLRDLGYRRFKCIGQKHFRAVEIERDRHQRAMERVQRVYTGTSGDSFSARLLRRAGLRDMAKERFSRSRQIGGVAFAHGSSGPFGEDTRGRWQSYVEMAATLEYFDDRFARGRRSAFWGDTHKAWSFWADIHAAI; translated from the coding sequence ATGCTACAGGATTTGATCTACGATGTGGGCATGGCCGACGGTCAAGACACCGCCTATTATCTCGCGCGCGGTTTTCGCGTGGTGGCCGTGGAGGCCAGCCCGCTGCTGGCCGACGAGGCGCGCCGGCGCTTTGCGGCGCAACAACAGGCCGGTCGCCTCGTCATCCTGGAAAACGCCATCGCCGCCACCGAGGAAACGCGGCCGTTCTGGATCTACGACGGCTATCCGGAGTGGAACTCGTTCGATGCGGCCCGGGCCGAGCAGGTCGGTATCGCCCATCACCAAGTGGACGTCGCCTGTCGGACGTTTGACTCCATCCTGTGGGCGCATGGTGTGCCCTATTACCTGAAAATCGACATCGAAGGTGCCGACCATCTCTGTATCGCGGCTCTCTCCGCAGACGATTTGCCGGCTTACGTGTCATTCGAGAAGAATGAGACCTGGCCCCAGTCGTTGGCCCATCTGCGAGACCTGGGCTATCGCCGCTTCAAATGCATTGGCCAGAAACATTTTCGAGCCGTGGAGATTGAGCGCGATCGCCACCAACGGGCGATGGAACGCGTCCAGCGAGTCTACACCGGCACCAGCGGCGACAGCTTTTCCGCCCGACTCCTGCGCCGCGCCGGCCTGCGCGATATGGCCAAAGAACGCTTTAGTCGCTCCCGGCAGATTGGTGGAGTGGCCTTTGCCCACGGCAGTTCGGGGCCATTTGGCGAGGATACCCGCGGTCGCTGGCAGAGTTACGTGGAGATGGCGGCAACGCTGGAATATTTCGACGACCGCTTTGCTCGTGGTCGGCGCAGCGCCTTTTGGGGCGACACCCACAAGGCGTGGTCATTCTGGGCCGACATCCATGCGGCCATCTGA